AAGATAATAAATCTGAAAACGCTGAAGCTTCAACCTCTTCAACGAACTTGGCTATTCAGAGTAATGTAAATGCTATCGTTGGTCCAGCGACATCAGGTGCTGTCGCTGCGGCTAGCCTCGTATCACAAAAAACAGGGGTTCCTTTGTTGACACCTTCTGGTACTCAGGATGACCTTACGGTAGATGCTAACGGAGCTAAGAAATTTGTTTTCCGTACAACCTTTAAAGATAGCTACCAAGGTAAAGTTTTAGCAGCTTATTCTTACAATAATTTGAATGCTAAGAAAGTAGTTCTCTACTATGATAATGCTTCAGATTATGCCAAAGGTATTGCGGATGAATTCAAGCGTGAATATAAAGGTCAAATTGTTACTGAAGCTACCTTTGCTTCAGGGGACAAGGACTATCAGTCAGCCTTGACTAAATTTAAAGACCTTGATTATGATGCTATTGTGATGCCTGGTTACTATACTGAGACTGGTATTATCACTAAACAAGCACGTGACCTTGGAATTGATAAACCAATCCTTGGACCTGACGGATTCAGTGATGCGAAATTTACTGAGCTTGCAGGTAAAAAGAATGCTTCAAACGTCTACTATGTATCAGGATATTCAACAAATGTTGCCCTTTCTGACAAGGCATCAGGATTCATCGAAGCATATAAGAAAGCCTACAACACTGACCCAAATATGTTTGCTGCTCTAGCTTACGATTCTGTTTATATGATTGCAGAAGCATCAAAAGATGCGAAAACATCAGTTGATATTGCTGATAACTTAGCACATTTGAAAAACTTTGTCGGGGTTACTGGTAAAATGACGATTGATAAGGATCATAACCCTATTAAAGCAGCTCTTATGGTTAAAAGAGATAATGGTGAAGAAGTTTCAGCGGAAGCCGTTGAAATTGAAAAATAATCTGTTATCTATACTAAAAATGAACTAGAAAGTTTGGTTAAATATGTTTTTTGAACAACTTCCCCAACAACTAGTCAATGGTATCATCTTGGGTAGTATCTATGCCCTACTTGCCCTTGGATATACCATGGTTTATGGGATTATCAAATTGATTAACTTTGCCCACGGAGACATCTATATGATGGGTGCCTTCGTTGGTTACTATGCGATTAATAGCCTTGGAATGAATTTCTGGGTTGCCCTTGTCTTTGCTATGCTTGTCTGTGCGATTTTAGGGGTTGTCATTGAGTTCTTGGCTTATCGCCCACTCCGTAATTCGACACGTATTTCTGCCTTGATTACGGCTATCGGTGTCTCATTCTTCCTTGAGTACATCATGGTTCTCTTTGTAGGTGCAGATACACGTTCATTCCCTCAAAAGATTGCGATTAAGACTTATCATCTTGGATCAATTTCTGTAACAAATGTGCAATTGCTTATCTTGGTAGTTGCCCTTGTCCTTATGGTTGCTCTTCAATTGATTGTTAAAAAGACTAAGATGGGTAAAGCTATGCGTGCCGTATCTGTAGACAGTGATGCAGCTGAATTGATGGGTATTAATGTTAATAACACTATCAGCTTCACTTTTGCTCTTGGATCATCACTAGCAGGAGCAGCGGGTGTCCTTATTGGTCTTTACTATAACTCTATCGAACCTCTTATGGGTATGACACCAGGTATTAAAGCCTTTGTTGCTGCCGTTCTTGGTGGTATCGGTATTATCCCTGGTGCAGCACTTGGTGGATTTGTTATCGGTATTTTGGAGACATTATCAACTGCAATTGGTTTGTCAAGTTACCGTGATGCCATCGTTTATGGTGTCTTGATTGTTATCCTTTTGGTTCGTCCAGCGGGTATCCTCGGTAAAAATGTGAAAGAGAAGGTGTAAGACATGAAGAAAAATCTAAAAGTAAACCTTATTTGGTTTGGTCTTATCATTGGGCTCTTCCTTATCTTGAAAGGTCTTGAACTTTCAGGTATCATGAACCTTTACTACATCCAAATCTTAATGGGGATTGGAATCTCAATTCTTATGGGACTTGGTACTAACCTGGTTCTTGGTTTCTCAGGGCAATTTACACTTGGACAAGCTGGTTTCATGGCAATTGGTGCCTATTCATCAGCTATCATCACTGGTATGATGCCAACATATGACGGTTTCTACCTCTCAATGGTTGTCGGTGTCATCATCGCAGCTATTGTTGCCCTTATCTTTGGTCTCCCTACCCTTCGTTTGAAAGGTGACTACCTTGCCATTGCAACTCTTGGTATGGCTGAAATCATCCGTATCATTATCGTTAATGGTGGTGAATTGACCAATGGTGCCGCTGGTTTGACAGGTATCCTTCCTTATACTAGTTGGCCTGTAATTTATTTCTTTGTGGTAATCATTACAATTTTGGTGCTTAATTTCTTACGTTCAGCAACTGGGCGTCAAGCAATCACTCTTCGTGAAGATGAAATTGCTGCTGAGTCAATGGGTGTTAATGTTACAAAAATGAAGGTTCTTATCTTTGTTATCGGTGCCATGATTTCAGCGATTGCTGGCTCACTTTATGTCAGCTACATCGGTACAGTCGTGCCAAAAGACTTCACCATCATGAAATCAATTGATTACCTTATCATTGCCGTTCTTGGTGGTCTTGGATCTATCACAGGTACTATCATTGCCGCTGTAGTTCTTGGTATTATCAACATGTTCCTACAAAATGTTTCAAACCTTCGTATGATTATTTACGCCTTGGCTTTGATTCTTGTAATGCTCTTCCGTCCAGGTGGACTTCTTGGAACAAAAGAACTCTATCTCTCAAAATTCTTCAATAAATCTAAGGAGGGCAAATAAAAATGGCACTTCTTGAAGTTAAAAATCTAACTAAAAACTTCGGTGGTTTGACTGCTGTTGGTGATGTTTCAATGGAACTCAATGAAGGTGAGTTGGTTGGGCTTATCGGACCAAACGGTGCTGGTAAAACAACCTTGTTCAACCTTTTGACAGGTGTCTATGAGCCAAGTGAAGGAACGGTTACACTTGACGGTACAGTCCTAAATGGTAAAGCGCCTTATAAAATCGCTTCACTCGGTTTGTCACGTACTTTCCAAAATATCCGTCTTTTCAAAGACATGACTGTGCTTGAAAATGTTCTTGTTGGTTTGTCAAATAAGCAACCTTCAAATTTCTTTGCATCTCTTTTGCGTTTGCCTAAGTACTATTCAAGTGAGGAAGAGTTAAAAGCAAAAGCTATGAAACTCTTGGCTATCTTCAACTTGGATGGAGAGGCAGATACACTTGCGAAAAACTTAGCTTACGGACAACAACGTCATTTGGAAATTGTTCGTGCACTTGCAACAGAACCAAAAATTCTTTTCCTTGATGAACCAGCTGCGGGTATGAACCCACAAGAAACAGCTGAATTGACTGCTCATATTCGTCAAATTCAAAAAGACTTCGGTATTACAATCATCTTGATTGAACATGATATGAGTTTGGTCATGGATGTTACTGAGCGTATCTATGTTTTGGAATACGGACGCTTGATTGCAGAAGGAACACCTGATGAAATTAAGAATAACAAACGCGTTATTGAAGCTTACTTGGGAGGTGAAGCATAATGGCTATGTTGAAAGTTGAAAATCTCTCAATTAAATATGGATCTATTGAAGCTGTTAAAAACGTCAGCTTTGAAGTTAATGAAGGTGAAGTTGTAACTCTAATCGGTGCTAACGGTGCAGGTAAGACATCAATTCTTCGTACAATCTCAGGTCTTGTTCGTCCAACTGAGGGAACCATTTCTTATCTCGGAAATGATATCCATAAAACACCTGCACGTAAGATTGTTGCTGAAGGTTTAGCTCAAGTACCTGAGGGACGTCATGTATTTGCAGGATTAACCGTAATGGAAAATCTTGAAATGGGAGCTTTCCTTCATACAAATAAAGAAGAGAACGCAGCTCTCTTGAAAAAAGTCTTCCAACGTTTCCCGCGCCTAGAAGAACGTAAGAATCAAGATGCAGCGACACTTTCTGGTGGTGAACAACAAATGCTTGCAATGGGCCGTGCCCTTATGAGTCGTCCAAAACTTTTGCTTTTGGATGAGCCTTCAATGGGACTTGCTCCAATCTTTATTCAGGAAATTTTTGATATTATCGAAGATATTAAGGCACAAGGGACTACCGTTCTTTTGATCGAGCAAAATGCCAATAAGGCTTTGTCAATTGCAGACCGTGGTTACGTTCTTGAAACTGGTAAAGTGGTTCTTTCAGGTACTGGTGAAGAACTTCTTGCATCAGATGAAGTTCGTAAAGCCTATCTTGGAGGATAAGAAAAAGCGCCCAAGGGCGTTTTTCTATCGTCTCATACTGATTGTAAAATACTAATTTTTCAGTAAAATATTGCAATCGGTTACAATTTGTGTGGTATAATACAAGTAAGAAATCATTCGGAGGAAAATGAAACATGGCAGTAAAAGATTTTATGACGAAACGTGTGGTTTATATCTCACCAGAAACAACAGTTGCAGCAGCTGCAGATATTATGCGTGATAAAGGGTTGCGTCGTTTGCCGGTAATTGAACACGATAAACTTGTTGGGCTTATTACAGAAGGTACAATGGCGGAGGCTTCACCATCAAAAGCAACAAGCTTGTCAATTTATGAAATGAACTATCTCCTTAATAAGACAAAGGTAGGAGATATCATGATTAAGAATGTCCTCACTGTTTCCAAGTATGCTAGCCTTGAGGATGCAATCTATATCATGCTTCAAAATAAGGTTGGAGTTCTTCCAGTTGTGGACAATGACCAAATTTCAGGAATTATCACAGATAAAGATGTCTTTCGTGCTTTCTTAGAAATTTCTGGTTATGGTCAAGCGGGAATTCGTATTGGGTTGGAAGTTCCAGATACTCCACGTGTTTTGGAAAAAATTGCGAACCTTATCGCTAGTGAGAATCTCAACATCGAACGTACAATTGTTGCACCTAAAAATGAAACTGTACTTCGTGTCGAACTCCAAGTTGAAGGAGAGATTGGAATTGATCAACTCAAGAAGGTTTTTGTAGAAGCAGGATTTACAGTTACTGAAATTGCAGAAACAGAAGCAAAAGAGTTAGACTAATAAAAAGGATGAAACAAACTAAATTCTTAAGACTTTAGTTATCTTAAAAAATAGAAAGTTTGTAGGAACAGTTCAGTGGAAATGAGATTATAACCCTTGCTATTTCTAGTAATTAATGAACTACAGGCTTGAACTTTATACAATAAAAAAGAGGCTAGAACATTATGTTCCAGCTTCTTTTTTATTAGTCTTGAAAATCGTAAAGTGTTGTAGAGAGGTAACGCTCACCATTGTCAGGCAAGAGTGTCAAGACTTTTTTGCCTTCGCCAAGCTCAGCGGCAACCTTAAGGGCGGCAGCAATAGCAGCACCTGATGAGATACCAGCTAGGAAACCTTCTTGGCTACCCAATGTACGTGATGTTGCGATAGCTTCATCAGAAGGAATACGCACAACACTGTCATATGATTTTGTATCCAATGTGTCAGGAATGAAACCAGTTGAGATACCTTGAATTTTGTGTGGTCCTGGTTTATCACCATTCAAGACGGCAGATTCGTCAGCTTCAATACCATAAACCTTGATATTTGGATTAGCAGCCTTAAGGGTTTTTGAAACACCTGAAATAGTACCACCAGTACCGATACCAGCAACAAAGGCATCCAAACCTTCTGCACCAAAATCTTCAAGAATTTCTTGACCAGTTGTAGCCGCGTGGACAGCTGGGTTTGATGGGTTGGCGAATTGAAGTGGTACCCAACCGTTGCGTTCAGCAGCAACTTCTTTAGCCTTAGCAATCGCACCCTTCATTCCTTCGCTACCAGGAGTCAATACAAGTTCAGCTCCATAAGCTTGGATGATTTTACGACGTTCAACACTCATTGTGTCAGGCATTACGATAACAACTTTATAGCCCTTAGCAGCCCCAACCCAAGCGAGACCGATACCAGTGTTACCTGAAGTTGGTTCAACAATGGTATCACCAGGTTTAATCGTACCAGCTTTTTCAGCATCTTCAATCATACGAAGAGCAATACGGTCTTTTACTGAAGAACCAGGGTTAAAGGCTTCAAGTTTAACGTAAACATCTGCTGATCCTTCTGGAACAATAGAGTTAAGTTTAATAACAGGTGTTTTTCCAACAAGTTCAGTGATTGAGTTGTAAATTGTCATATTTAAAATCCTCTTAATCTTTGATTGATGGTTTTAAGTATACGACGGTAGGCTCAACTTGTAAAATACATCTTCTTTATCACTGTGATAACGTTTGACTATCAGATAGGAATTTCAACGATTTTCTTTCCAGATTTTTCATAATTAACTTTCCCCTGATAGAATTCGGTTAGTTCCTGACCGAGTCTTTTAATCTCAGACTCTTCGACAAATAAAGTAGTAGAGACATCTGATAAGAAACTTGTATCAAATTCTTGGAGTCCTTCTTTTTCAAGGAAGTTGGAGAAAACTTGGTACTGAGAGTAGGTTAACTCTACGGTTAGTCCTGTTAATTCCTTGACTTCGACTCGACCAATTTCTTCAATAGCATGGGCAACGCTACCAGAGTAAGCGCGGATAAGACCACCTGCCCCAAGTTTGATTCCTCCAAAATAACGAGTCACAACAGCTACGACATTAGTAAGTCCTTGTTTTTCGAGAACAGTAAGCATAGGCACACCAGCTGTTCCAGAAGGTTCGCCATCATCACTCGAACGCTTAATTTGACCATCATCACCAACAATCATTGCAGAGCAAGAATGATTAGCCTTG
Above is a window of Streptococcus salivarius DNA encoding:
- a CDS encoding ABC transporter substrate-binding protein; amino-acid sequence: MSKKITLIVLAFFASIFLVACGKSPDVTANANGTKIGDTIKIGVNMELTGAVAAYGKAEQNGIKLAVDEINKAGGVDGKKLELVTKDNKSENAEASTSSTNLAIQSNVNAIVGPATSGAVAAASLVSQKTGVPLLTPSGTQDDLTVDANGAKKFVFRTTFKDSYQGKVLAAYSYNNLNAKKVVLYYDNASDYAKGIADEFKREYKGQIVTEATFASGDKDYQSALTKFKDLDYDAIVMPGYYTETGIITKQARDLGIDKPILGPDGFSDAKFTELAGKKNASNVYYVSGYSTNVALSDKASGFIEAYKKAYNTDPNMFAALAYDSVYMIAEASKDAKTSVDIADNLAHLKNFVGVTGKMTIDKDHNPIKAALMVKRDNGEEVSAEAVEIEK
- a CDS encoding branched-chain amino acid ABC transporter permease; this translates as MFFEQLPQQLVNGIILGSIYALLALGYTMVYGIIKLINFAHGDIYMMGAFVGYYAINSLGMNFWVALVFAMLVCAILGVVIEFLAYRPLRNSTRISALITAIGVSFFLEYIMVLFVGADTRSFPQKIAIKTYHLGSISVTNVQLLILVVALVLMVALQLIVKKTKMGKAMRAVSVDSDAAELMGINVNNTISFTFALGSSLAGAAGVLIGLYYNSIEPLMGMTPGIKAFVAAVLGGIGIIPGAALGGFVIGILETLSTAIGLSSYRDAIVYGVLIVILLVRPAGILGKNVKEKV
- a CDS encoding branched-chain amino acid ABC transporter permease gives rise to the protein MKKNLKVNLIWFGLIIGLFLILKGLELSGIMNLYYIQILMGIGISILMGLGTNLVLGFSGQFTLGQAGFMAIGAYSSAIITGMMPTYDGFYLSMVVGVIIAAIVALIFGLPTLRLKGDYLAIATLGMAEIIRIIIVNGGELTNGAAGLTGILPYTSWPVIYFFVVIITILVLNFLRSATGRQAITLREDEIAAESMGVNVTKMKVLIFVIGAMISAIAGSLYVSYIGTVVPKDFTIMKSIDYLIIAVLGGLGSITGTIIAAVVLGIINMFLQNVSNLRMIIYALALILVMLFRPGGLLGTKELYLSKFFNKSKEGK
- a CDS encoding ABC transporter ATP-binding protein — translated: MALLEVKNLTKNFGGLTAVGDVSMELNEGELVGLIGPNGAGKTTLFNLLTGVYEPSEGTVTLDGTVLNGKAPYKIASLGLSRTFQNIRLFKDMTVLENVLVGLSNKQPSNFFASLLRLPKYYSSEEELKAKAMKLLAIFNLDGEADTLAKNLAYGQQRHLEIVRALATEPKILFLDEPAAGMNPQETAELTAHIRQIQKDFGITIILIEHDMSLVMDVTERIYVLEYGRLIAEGTPDEIKNNKRVIEAYLGGEA
- a CDS encoding ABC transporter ATP-binding protein → MAMLKVENLSIKYGSIEAVKNVSFEVNEGEVVTLIGANGAGKTSILRTISGLVRPTEGTISYLGNDIHKTPARKIVAEGLAQVPEGRHVFAGLTVMENLEMGAFLHTNKEENAALLKKVFQRFPRLEERKNQDAATLSGGEQQMLAMGRALMSRPKLLLLDEPSMGLAPIFIQEIFDIIEDIKAQGTTVLLIEQNANKALSIADRGYVLETGKVVLSGTGEELLASDEVRKAYLGG
- a CDS encoding CBS and ACT domain-containing protein, whose product is MAVKDFMTKRVVYISPETTVAAAADIMRDKGLRRLPVIEHDKLVGLITEGTMAEASPSKATSLSIYEMNYLLNKTKVGDIMIKNVLTVSKYASLEDAIYIMLQNKVGVLPVVDNDQISGIITDKDVFRAFLEISGYGQAGIRIGLEVPDTPRVLEKIANLIASENLNIERTIVAPKNETVLRVELQVEGEIGIDQLKKVFVEAGFTVTEIAETEAKELD
- the cysK gene encoding cysteine synthase A encodes the protein MTIYNSITELVGKTPVIKLNSIVPEGSADVYVKLEAFNPGSSVKDRIALRMIEDAEKAGTIKPGDTIVEPTSGNTGIGLAWVGAAKGYKVVIVMPDTMSVERRKIIQAYGAELVLTPGSEGMKGAIAKAKEVAAERNGWVPLQFANPSNPAVHAATTGQEILEDFGAEGLDAFVAGIGTGGTISGVSKTLKAANPNIKVYGIEADESAVLNGDKPGPHKIQGISTGFIPDTLDTKSYDSVVRIPSDEAIATSRTLGSQEGFLAGISSGAAIAAALKVAAELGEGKKVLTLLPDNGERYLSTTLYDFQD
- a CDS encoding YigZ family protein yields the protein MDYKTIANDGIVEEEIKKSRFICHLKRISSEEEGREYIAQIKKEHHKANHSCSAMIVGDDGQIKRSSDDGEPSGTAGVPMLTVLEKQGLTNVVAVVTRYFGGIKLGAGGLIRAYSGSVAHAIEEIGRVEVKELTGLTVELTYSQYQVFSNFLEKEGLQEFDTSFLSDVSTTLFVEESEIKRLGQELTEFYQGKVNYEKSGKKIVEIPI